The following DNA comes from Paracoccus methylovorus.
GGCCCTCCTTGCCGATGACCTGATCGGTTGCCGTCATGCCGATCATTTCACGCACCGCAGTGCTGGTTTTTTTAGCTTTTCATCAAGCGCCAGACGGCTCAGCCCCGCCAGCACCGCATAGAGCCCCTGTGCCGCTTCGGCGCCCTCGCCGAAATCGCGGGCCAGATCGACAGAACTGGCCGCAGAGATTGCGGAAATCTCCTTCCATCGCTCAAACTCGGTGCTGAGCGCATCCATCCACTCTTCCAGGGATTTTGCGCGCGGTATGATGCGCATCATGCCCTGGGCTATGGCGGCACCGCCGCCGATCACGCCTATCGCTAGCAGGCCCCAGGGAGTGAGCATCATCCTGAATGCCGACGCCAGGGCGGTACCCATGCTCATCCCTGAAGCCTGTATCT
Coding sequences within:
- a CDS encoding phage tail length tape measure family protein, producing MGVTTQQEADRLLALREKNSGSVGSGSGAAAAMAGNLSFQMNDVAMMTVMGQSPMMVMIQQGPQVAQIFSQIQASGMSMGTALASAFRMMLTPWGLLAIGVIGGGAAIAQGMMRIIPRAKSLEEWMDALSTEFERWKEISAISAASSVDLARDFGEGAEAAQGLYAVLAGLSRLALDEKLKKPALRCVK